ACTACGTCTCCTACCTCGTGAACCAGGTTATGAAGAGCTCCTACTGGAACTCCACAACCATCGTGCTGACCTGGGACGACTGGGGAGGCTTCTACGACCATGTGGCCCCGCCCCGGGTGGACAACTTCGGCCTAGGCTTCAGGGTCCCTACGCTCGTCATCTCTCCCTGGGTGAAGCACTCGATAGATCACACCCAGTACGAATTCGGTTCCATGCTCAAGTTCGCTGAGACGACCTTCGGCCTACCGTCTCTGGGGACCAGGGACGCAAGCGTGAAGGACATGACCTCCATGTACGACTTCGGCCAGACACCAAATCCCACACTCATCGAACCGGCCAACTTCTTCCAGCAGGCTCCGCCCTCGAATTCCACCACCTCGCAGTCGACAACCCAGACCATCATCCAGCAACCCACGTCCTTGGGTTACTACCTGCTTCCTGCTGTAGGGGTTGCTGTCGCAGTCCTGGTGGCAGCAGGGGTTGTCATATTATTCCGAACAAGATCCTCGCGCACAAGGTCATCGGACGGCGAGCCGCCGGCCCGCCATCGACAGCCGTCCGAGTCGGATTTCGCGGAACGAATTCTCCCGCGGTTCGCAGCGAGGGAGCCCTTCGCAGTCTGAAGGGGCACGCTTAGGGTCCATCCCCCATCCTGCGGTGACGCCGAAGACATATCAGCCTAGCCGAGAAAGCGGTCGTATGCTCCCTCCCGGCGCTGTCAAGCCCGACTACCAGGGCTACTGCCTCTCCAACATCCCATCGACGGCGGTCAGTCTCCTCGGTGTCGACGGCGGGTCAAGGGTCCTGCCTGACGACGTCTTTAGCGGAACGGAGACCTCGGGAATCGACAACGTCGTGTTGATGCTTTTCGACGGCCTCGGTTACAAAGAATGGGTCCGCCAGGCCGGGAGCGGGTTCATAGGTTCTCTGACCAGGAAGGGCAACGTCCGGCCCATCACCACCGTCTTCCCCTCGACGACCGCGGCCGCCCTGACCACGATCAGCACGGGGCTCACCCCCCAGGAGCATGGGCTCCCAGAGTGGTACGTCTACATGCAGGAGGTAGGCGAGGTCATCGTCACGCTCCCATTCTCAAGGGCCAGCGAGAGCGGGAGGGACACCCTGGTTGGCGCCATGGACCCCCGGGACCTATTCGAAGGCGAGACCATCTTCGAACGACTGAAGGCTTCGGGGGTCGGGAGCGTTTCCTTCACCAACAGGTATCTTGCAGACTCCGCCTACTCGAAAGTCTCCAGGCGGGGGGCCGAGGTCGTCCCGTACATGTCTGCGTCCGACCTTTCGGTGGCCCTGAGAAGAAACCTGGAGGAGTCGCGCGGGAGGAAGCTCTTCTACGTCTACTGGTCCTATGTCGACACTATCGAACACGTCTTCGGGCCCAACACCGAAGAAGCCTCCGTCGAGGCCTCCTTGGTCTCCCACGCGTTCCAGGAAGGATTCCTTTCACGACTGAGCAGGGAGGCAGCCCGGCGGACCATCATCATCGCGACCGCAGACCATGGCCAGCTGAACGTCAACCCGGAAGAGACCCTCTACCTGAACAGATACAGGAAGCTGGTCCGCTCCCTGAATCTGGCCCCGTCAGGTGCAAGAATCCCACCGTGGGGGAGCGCAAGGGACGCCTACCTTAGCGTCAGGGACGACCGCCTTGACGAAACGGAGTCCTACCTGTCAAAGAAGCTTGAGGGAATCGCATCGGTCATGCGGACGGACGAAGCCTTGAATGAAGGGTTGTTCGGGCTCGGCAAGCCCAGCAAGAAATTCCTCAGAAGGATTGGCAACCTGATGATTCTCCCGCACGGGACGAACACCGTCTGGTACAGATACAAGAAAAAGGACGCGCTCGACCTCAAAGGGCACCACGGGGGCCTCACCAGGGACGAGATGACTGTCCCGCTGGCGACCGCCAGGCTGTCAGACATCCAATGAACAGAGCGGAGCGTGCGTCACCCCGATCTGGATTCGGACTGATGCGTGTTCAGAAATCCGTTAGGTTATTACGGGGGAGTCCCTTTACCGACCGTCAGACTCGATATGACGACATTCGTCCTAGTCCCGGGCGCATGGTTGGGGGCGTGGGCCTGGAAGGAAGTGACTACACTCCTCGAGAAGGGAGGTCATTCTGCCTATCCAGTCACGCTGACCGGAATGGGCGAAAGGGCCCACCTAGCCACGAAAGATGTCGGCATGGATACCGCCATCCAGGATGTCTTGAATGTAGTCAAGTACAACAGTCTCGACGATTTCGTACTGGCGGGGCACAGCTTTGCGGGCAAGGTGGCGGCGGCCGTAGCGGACCGCGTACCCGAAAAGGTGGAGAAGGTCATCTATGTTGATGCGTTCCGACCAGAGAGAGTGAGGACACCACAGGGAGCGTTCAACCCTGCCATAGAGTTCGGGCCCCCGCCTCAGGGGGGTTATGCGATTCCCCTAACCGAGGAGATTATCGATCGCATCGGGAAGGATGTCGTAGGCTCCAAACGGAAATGGATGATGTCCATGGCGACACCCTGGCCGATCAAGCTTGCGGCCGACTCGATCACACTGTCAAAGAACTACGACGAGGTGAAGGAGGCATACGTCTTCTGCAATCTCAGTGGCGACCCCGTCGACGAGATCATCGCTGGGAAGTGGGGGAAGCTGGAAGGTCCGTACAAAGTCATGGAAACAGGTCACTGGCCGATGATAACGAAACCCGAAGATCTTGCCGAAGACTTGCTGTCTTTGGCCGGCGCTCCGGCGCCATAGGCCTGTGGCCCTCCGTCTATCGGGTGTATGAATTGAATCAGTCAATCTTGGGGGTTCGGTCCACACTGGGCCCATTGAGCTATTTGCAGCGAGCGGATTCGCTGCGATTGGCCCCCTTCACCCTTCCAGAATGGGTACCTGGCTCGCCCAGCATTGTCTTCATGTCATACCTGGCAGTGAGGATCTCCCATTGAGGGATGACCATCCCTGAAGATGTTGAAGGCACTCCTCTTAATTGAGAAAGCTAAAATCAACTCCCGGGTCGGGCTTGGTGAGCAATCCTGCCCAAGCCAAGCTCCTCCCGAAGATTCTCAAATCGTGCGGATTTGTATTCGAGATACAGGCCCGGCTATCCTCCGGAAATCCTTGACGTGCTTCGCAAGGAAATAGGGTTCCAAAAGAACGAGGTCGTGGCCGATATAGGCTCAGGAACGGGGTTGCTCACGAAGCTCTTCCTATCAAATGGAAACAGGGTCTTCGCAGTCGAACCGAACGCGAGAATGAGGTACCACGCAGATCGTGACTTCGCAGGCTTCACTAATTTCGCAAGCGTCGCCGGGAAGGCCGAACGAACGAAACTAAGGAGGAAGAGCATCGACCTGATTACTGCCGGTGAGGCTCTGCATTGGTTCAATGCTTCTAGAACAACCAAGGAATTCTCACGGATTGCCAGGCCCGGCTGCCACCTTTGCGTTGTTTATACAAGATCAAAGACGGGAGGCAAATTAACTCGAGAGTATCTGAGGTTCATCAACAAATATCAACACGATCTAGCGAAAGTTCCTGAAATGAACCGAAAACTTGTGTCGCCCTACTTTAGGGGAGGGAAGTTCCTGAAGTTCAAGCTGTCAGGCACACAGGCGCTCGACATCGGGGGACTAAGGGGCAAGATCCTTTCATTCTCCTTCATGCCGACGCCAGAGGAAGCGGAGCGTTCGGAGGCGTTTAACAGGGCTCTCAAAAGGTTGTATAATTCAAACGAATCAGACGGGCAGGTAAGATTCTTCTATGAAACGACTGTACTCTTGGGGGAACCTTCTAACTAGAGATTTGGGAATGGTCATACATACCTATGTATCCATGACACCTCCTTACGGCGCGCAATCATTTTTGCCGACAAGTATACATCGCCGCTTCTCGGAGCGATAAACGACGTTTGTTCCTGTTCAAGGGGTGTAGTGGGACGTTCAGTTCAAGCCGCATCACCTAGTTTATGACCGAAGTCGTCACAAAGAGGTTCCCGCTCCCGTCAATCTGAACGCCGTATTCAGGA
The genomic region above belongs to Nitrososphaerota archaeon and contains:
- a CDS encoding alkaline phosphatase family protein; the encoded protein is MLPPGAVKPDYQGYCLSNIPSTAVSLLGVDGGSRVLPDDVFSGTETSGIDNVVLMLFDGLGYKEWVRQAGSGFIGSLTRKGNVRPITTVFPSTTAAALTTISTGLTPQEHGLPEWYVYMQEVGEVIVTLPFSRASESGRDTLVGAMDPRDLFEGETIFERLKASGVGSVSFTNRYLADSAYSKVSRRGAEVVPYMSASDLSVALRRNLEESRGRKLFYVYWSYVDTIEHVFGPNTEEASVEASLVSHAFQEGFLSRLSREAARRTIIIATADHGQLNVNPEETLYLNRYRKLVRSLNLAPSGARIPPWGSARDAYLSVRDDRLDETESYLSKKLEGIASVMRTDEALNEGLFGLGKPSKKFLRRIGNLMILPHGTNTVWYRYKKKDALDLKGHHGGLTRDEMTVPLATARLSDIQ
- a CDS encoding class I SAM-dependent methyltransferase, with the protein product MYSRYRPGYPPEILDVLRKEIGFQKNEVVADIGSGTGLLTKLFLSNGNRVFAVEPNARMRYHADRDFAGFTNFASVAGKAERTKLRRKSIDLITAGEALHWFNASRTTKEFSRIARPGCHLCVVYTRSKTGGKLTREYLRFINKYQHDLAKVPEMNRKLVSPYFRGGKFLKFKLSGTQALDIGGLRGKILSFSFMPTPEEAERSEAFNRALKRLYNSNESDGQVRFFYETTVLLGEPSN
- a CDS encoding alpha/beta hydrolase → MTTFVLVPGAWLGAWAWKEVTTLLEKGGHSAYPVTLTGMGERAHLATKDVGMDTAIQDVLNVVKYNSLDDFVLAGHSFAGKVAAAVADRVPEKVEKVIYVDAFRPERVRTPQGAFNPAIEFGPPPQGGYAIPLTEEIIDRIGKDVVGSKRKWMMSMATPWPIKLAADSITLSKNYDEVKEAYVFCNLSGDPVDEIIAGKWGKLEGPYKVMETGHWPMITKPEDLAEDLLSLAGAPAP